The following coding sequences lie in one Rutidosis leptorrhynchoides isolate AG116_Rl617_1_P2 chromosome 4, CSIRO_AGI_Rlap_v1, whole genome shotgun sequence genomic window:
- the LOC139840470 gene encoding disease resistance protein RPV1-like has product MASSSSYSHSASSTFYHVFLSFRGGDVRKTFVDHLYSALTDRPINVYKDDKALPRGETIGPALFEAIEQSKIAVVVFSKNYADSSWCLDELSHIMRCRDENGLIVMPIFYDVEPSDVRKQKRKFGEAFAKQEANNNANKADSWRKALFDASNISGWEPKHFADGHESELMKEIVDKVWKKMSSSSLEDVDEGLVGMSDRIDELISILKLESSGVRIVGIWGVGGGGKTTLATSVYKKICIKFNGYCIVENVREEFNKGNLEKLQNKILNVFRANMEVPSVTEGKTMIKHMLCHSKVLLVLDDVDDSRQLEALAGSHDWFGSGSRIIITTRDKHLLHQYNVDDVSSVRLLSHKEASYLFKKYAYRVKNDIKDYEILSSRVLYYAHRLPLAVRVTGSFLCDKNNVEWESYLKMLESTPDAEVMDILGISYEGLTNYEKELFLDIACFLRGKSKANAMEILDAFGYYPDIGLKVLEQRALITIVNGCFQMHDLIQEMGHHIIRNEHPNNPEKHSRVWKQEDIRNILSLSLQENDKIEAIYFYGQSHSFEILSKMKKLRWLTVKRADNLNDGLTCYLEGDRLINIVVCCSCMQFLTDKEEDEDEDGDEEDDDERLQFIEDADDEELEFYKDDTEHLKGLDFLSNELQCIIWEDYPANSFPDSSKATKLVVLTLHYTLQKQLWNDIDKHLPRLKVLELFIAKKLLNTPNFNHIPCLETLMLFGCDELTEIHPSLGYHEKLEYICVERCPKIRTFPEIVQMKSLKHLTIFECPEFLEFPVLLNTMPLFFHQLQDGLRELNFIDCQLNDGDIPSDIGQLSNLLTLNLSFNNFSKLPSTILQLTQLKVLDLSGCSNLSKLPSTISELTQLKVFDLSECFDLERFPEFPSSLAVLMANGCFKITSIGDSIKNCKCLCDVQITTYGRILTDFDRLFNYMLQGKDSGNGIWSLQLEGVIEIPNVSPKDNGKGYTLQLPEYWCYYNCGFIMYASLPRSCVFDDVKITMEQVTGDSPGMDYQDDMFPGKSVDDEVTWVGYVPFGSLSHTSWWDVTYTGQISFEIELVHEIKKRWYNSKCRWFGVGLIKKSENGPPELSTSSFKFSSSDDKKYTRRINIIQDSKDALVYAIPSLGWYFQEHGPM; this is encoded by the exons ATGGCTTCTTCATCTTCATATTCTCACTCTGCTTCTTCTACCTTTTATCATGTATTTCTAAGTTTTCGAGGAGGCGATGTCCGCAAAACTTTTGTAGATCATCTCTACTCGGCTCTTACAGATCGACCAATCAACGTTTACAAGGACGATAAAGCACTTCCACGCGGTGAAACCATCGGTCCAGCACTCTTCGAGGCAATCGAACAATCTAAGATTGCAGTCGTTGTATTCTCCAAAAACTATGCAGATTCATCGTGGTGTCTTGATGAACTTTCACATATTATGAGGTGCAGAGATGAGAATGGGCTGATTGTTATGCCCATATTCTATGATGTCGAACCCTCGGATGTGAGAAAACAAAAAAGGAAGTTTGGAGAAGCTTTTGCAAAACAAGAGGCGAATAACAACGCCAATAAAGCTGATTCATGGAGAAAAGCACTTTTTGATGCTAGTAACATTTCTGGATGGGAACCTAAACACTTTGCTGATGG GCATGAATCAGAACTCATGAAAGAGATCGTTGATAAAGTTTGGAAAAAAATGTCTTCTTCCAGTTTAGAAGACGTTGATGAAGGCCTTGTTGGAATGAGCGATCGCATCGACGAACTAATATCAATATTGAAACTTGAGTCTAGTGGTGTGCGAATAGTTGGGATATGGGGTGTCGGTGGTGGTGGTAAAACTACTCTTGCTACTTCTGTATATAAGAAAATATGTATCAAATTTAATGGTTACTGCATAGTTGAGAATGTTCGTGAAGAATTCAACAAAGGCAATTTGGAAAAATTGCAAAATAAAATTTTGAACGTGTTTAGAGCAAATATGGAAGTACCCAGTGTTACAGAAGGTAAAACAATGATAAAACATATGCTATGTCATAGTAAAGTGTTACTAGTTCTTGATGATGTCGATGATTCACGCCAACTGGAGGCATTAGCTGGATCACATGATTGGTTTGGTAGTGGGAGcagaataataataacaactagagATAAACACTTGCTACATCAATACAATGTAGACGATGTCTCTAGTGTTAGGTTATTATCACACAAAGAAGCTTCATATCTTTTTAAAAAATATGCATATAGGGTAAAAAATGATATAAAAGATTATGAGATACTTTCATCACGTGTACTTTACTATGCTCATCGGCTTCCATTGGCAGTTAGAGTTACAGGTTCTTTTCTATGTGACAAAAACAATGTTGAGTGGGAAAGTTACCTGAAAATGTTGGAAAGCACCCCAGATGCTGAAGTCATGGATATACTCGGGATTAGTTATGAAGGGCTTACAAATTACGAGAAAGAGTTATTCTTAGATATTGCATGTTTCCTTAGGGGAAAGTCGAAAGCGAATGCAATGGAGATACTTGATGCTTTTGGTTATTATCCAGATATAGGACTAAAGGTGTTGGAACAAAGAGCTCTGATAACTATCGTGAATGGTTGTTTCCAAATGCACGATCTGATTCAAGAGATGGgacaccacattattagaaatgaaCATCCTAATAATCCTGAAAAACATAGCAGAGTTTGGAAGCAAGAAGATATACGTAAC ATTCTTTCTCTTTCATTGCAGGAAAATGACAAGATTGAAGCGATATATTTTTATGGTCAATCTCATTCATTTGAGATTTTGTCAAAGATGAAGAAGCTAAGGTGGCTTACTGTGAAACGAGCCGATAATCTGAATGATG GGTTGACTTGTTACTTGGAGGGTGATAGACTAATAAATATTGTTGTTTGTTGTTCTTGCATGCAATTCCTAACTGACAAAGAAGAAGATGAAGACGAAGAtggagatgaagaagatgatgatgaaagatTGCAGTTTATTGAAGATGCCGATGATGAAGAATTGGAGTTTTATAAAGATGACACTGAGCATTTGAAAGGACTTGATTTTCTTTCAAATGAGTTGCAGTGTATTATTTGGGAAGATTATCCTGCCAATTCATTTCCAGACAGTTCTAAAGCAACAAAGCTCGTTGTTTTAACACTACATTACACCTTGCAAAAACAACTTTGGAATGATATAGATAAG CATCTCCCACGTTTGAAAGTGCTTGAACTCTTTATCGCAAAGAAGTTACTTAACACACCAAATTTTAACCATATCCCGTGTCTTGAAACGTTGATGCTCTTCGGGTGTGATGAGTTAACAGAGATTCACCCATCACTTGGATATCATGAAAAGCTTGAATACATATGTGTAGAACGTTGTCCCAAGATTAGAACGTTTCCAGAAATCGTGCAGATGAAATCTCTTAAACATCTTACTATTTTTGAATGCCCGGAATTCCTTGAGTTCCCAGT CCTCCTTAACACTATGCCTTTGTTCTTCCATCAGTTGCAAGATGGCTTACGAGAGTTGAATTTCATCGACTGCCAATTGAACGATGGAGACATTCCATCTGATATTGGTCAGCTATCCAACTTACTAACTCTAAATCTGAGTTTTAATAATTTTTCAAAGTTACCTTCTACCATCTTACAATTGACACAGCTGAAAGTTCTTGACCTCTCCGGATGTAGTAACCTTTCAAAGTTACCTTCCACCATCTCAGAATTGACACAACTGAAAGTCTTCGACCTCAGCGAATGCTTTGACCTTGAAAGATTCCCCGAGTTCCCATCAAGCTTAGCTGTTCTCATGGCAAACGGATGCTTTAAGATTACATCGATAGGAGATTCTATTAAAAATTGTAAATGCTTATGTGACGTCCAAATTACTACCTATGGAAGGATTCTAACTGATTTTGACAGGTTATTCAATTACATGCTCCAG GGAAAGGATAGCGGAAATGGCATTTGGTCTCTCCAACTCGAAGGCGTTATTGAGATTCCAAATGTAAGTCCTAAAGATAATGGAAAAGGATATACACTGCAACTTCCAGAGTACTGGTGCTATTACAACTGCGGATTCATAATGTACGCTAGTTTGCCACGTAGCTGCGTGTTTGATGATGTCAAGATAACCATGGAGCAGGTGACAGGAGATTCACCGGGTATGgattatcaagatgatatgtttccGGGGAAGAGTGTTGATGATGAAGTGACATGGGTGGGGTATGTTCCATTTGGTTCATTGAGTCACACTTCATGGTGGGACGTAACGTACACTGGTCAGATTTCGTTTGAAATTGAATTAGTACATGAAATTAAAAAAAGATGGTATAATTCTAAATGTAGATGGTTTGGAGTTGGTCTCATCAAGAAAAGTGAAAATGGTCCCCCCGAGCTTTCAACAAGTTCTTTTAAGTTTTCTTCTTCTGATGATAAAAAGTATACAAGAAGGATCAATATCATACAAGATTCAAAGGATGCTTTAGTTTACGCAATTCCTTCACTAGGTTGGTATTTTCAGGAACATGGTCCAATGTGA